A genomic stretch from Gopherus evgoodei ecotype Sinaloan lineage chromosome 18, rGopEvg1_v1.p, whole genome shotgun sequence includes:
- the FAAP20 gene encoding Fanconi anemia core complex-associated protein 20 isoform X4: MWMLILKAVNPDLKPTSWETVPSLPEFFGQSSENEKNPPKPEVFKVGMKDFQWIPLPSFYKEKALNKKNPSCCHISKSQTEHLMEREDQADQNQLNIAPVVEKISLAINDDPGEIIRMKHSRKSSSKLKEKGRTERYERNQFTDSTLHIVPASTQSFAKDFCLQQLCKGTVLSEERSRKENESRGQQSDALMHQHNVLLGETRSTSAEIKSSVDIPRMEGLEEKVEDQRAGTLTLDSCPMCLIQFTGTLSQLDIDSHLAKCLSESADDVIW, translated from the exons ATGTGGATGCTGATACTGAAGGCTGTCAATCCAGATCTAAAACCCACAAGCTGGGAAACAGTGCCCAGTTTACCAGAATTTTTTGGACAG AGTTCTGAAAATGAGAAGAACCCACCAAAACCAGAAGTCTTTAAGGTTGGAATGAAAGATTTTCAATGGATACCTCTCCCATCTTTCTACAAAGAAAAAGCTcttaataaaaagaatccaagCTGCTGTCACATATCAAAAAGTCAAACTGAGCATCTAATGGAAAGAGAGGACCAGGCAGACCAAAACCAGCTAAATATTGCTCCTGTAGTTGAGAAAATATCCCTTGCAATTAATGATGATCCAGGTGAGATCATAAGAATGAAACACAGCAGGAAAAGTTCttcaaaactgaaagaaaaaggaaggacTGAAAGGTATGAACGTAATCAGTTTACGGATTCAACACTGCATATTGTACCAGCATCTACCCAAAGTTTTGCAAAAGATTTTTGCCTTCAACAGCTCTGTAAAGGGACTGTGCTGAGTGAAGAGAGaagcagaaaagaaaatgaaagcagaGGACAACAGTCAGATGCACTAATGCACCAACATAATGTTTTATTAGGTGAGACCAGATCTACATCTGCAGAAATAAAATCTTCTGTTGACATCCCCAGAATGGAAGGTCTTGAGGAAAAGGTTGAGGATCAGAGAGCAGGAACTTTAACTCTTGACAGTTGTCCGATGTGTCTAATCCAGTTTACTGGAAC ATTGTCACAGTTGGACATTGACAGCCATCTTGCTAAATGTTTGTCTGAAAGTGCAGatgatgtgatttggtaa
- the FAAP20 gene encoding Fanconi anemia core complex-associated protein 20 isoform X1 has protein sequence MSEEGGGKLRLKPRKAPPGRSREPPARRQTLANRNSWFEQQGLSESENMWMLILKAVNPDLKPTSWETVPSLPEFFGQSSENEKNPPKPEVFKVGMKDFQWIPLPSFYKEKALNKKNPSCCHISKSQTEHLMEREDQADQNQLNIAPVVEKISLAINDDPGEIIRMKHSRKSSSKLKEKGRTERYERNQFTDSTLHIVPASTQSFAKDFCLQQLCKGTVLSEERSRKENESRGQQSDALMHQHNVLLGETRSTSAEIKSSVDIPRMEGLEEKVEDQRAGTLTLDSCPMCLIQFTGTLSQLDIDSHLAKCLSESADDVIW, from the exons ATGTCTGAGGAGGGAGGCGGCAAACTGCGCCTCAAGCCCAGGAAGGCGCCGCCGGGCCGCAGCCGGGAGCCCCCCGCGCGGCGCCA aacACTGGCCAACAGAAACTCCTGGTTTGAACAACAAGGATTAAGTGAGTCTGAAAATATGTGGATGCTGATACTGAAGGCTGTCAATCCAGATCTAAAACCCACAAGCTGGGAAACAGTGCCCAGTTTACCAGAATTTTTTGGACAG AGTTCTGAAAATGAGAAGAACCCACCAAAACCAGAAGTCTTTAAGGTTGGAATGAAAGATTTTCAATGGATACCTCTCCCATCTTTCTACAAAGAAAAAGCTcttaataaaaagaatccaagCTGCTGTCACATATCAAAAAGTCAAACTGAGCATCTAATGGAAAGAGAGGACCAGGCAGACCAAAACCAGCTAAATATTGCTCCTGTAGTTGAGAAAATATCCCTTGCAATTAATGATGATCCAGGTGAGATCATAAGAATGAAACACAGCAGGAAAAGTTCttcaaaactgaaagaaaaaggaaggacTGAAAGGTATGAACGTAATCAGTTTACGGATTCAACACTGCATATTGTACCAGCATCTACCCAAAGTTTTGCAAAAGATTTTTGCCTTCAACAGCTCTGTAAAGGGACTGTGCTGAGTGAAGAGAGaagcagaaaagaaaatgaaagcagaGGACAACAGTCAGATGCACTAATGCACCAACATAATGTTTTATTAGGTGAGACCAGATCTACATCTGCAGAAATAAAATCTTCTGTTGACATCCCCAGAATGGAAGGTCTTGAGGAAAAGGTTGAGGATCAGAGAGCAGGAACTTTAACTCTTGACAGTTGTCCGATGTGTCTAATCCAGTTTACTGGAAC ATTGTCACAGTTGGACATTGACAGCCATCTTGCTAAATGTTTGTCTGAAAGTGCAGatgatgtgatttggtaa
- the FAAP20 gene encoding Fanconi anemia core complex-associated protein 20 isoform X3 — MKLTLANRNSWFEQQGLSESENMWMLILKAVNPDLKPTSWETVPSLPEFFGQSSENEKNPPKPEVFKVGMKDFQWIPLPSFYKEKALNKKNPSCCHISKSQTEHLMEREDQADQNQLNIAPVVEKISLAINDDPGEIIRMKHSRKSSSKLKEKGRTERYERNQFTDSTLHIVPASTQSFAKDFCLQQLCKGTVLSEERSRKENESRGQQSDALMHQHNVLLGETRSTSAEIKSSVDIPRMEGLEEKVEDQRAGTLTLDSCPMCLIQFTGTLSQLDIDSHLAKCLSESADDVIW, encoded by the exons ATGAAACT aacACTGGCCAACAGAAACTCCTGGTTTGAACAACAAGGATTAAGTGAGTCTGAAAATATGTGGATGCTGATACTGAAGGCTGTCAATCCAGATCTAAAACCCACAAGCTGGGAAACAGTGCCCAGTTTACCAGAATTTTTTGGACAG AGTTCTGAAAATGAGAAGAACCCACCAAAACCAGAAGTCTTTAAGGTTGGAATGAAAGATTTTCAATGGATACCTCTCCCATCTTTCTACAAAGAAAAAGCTcttaataaaaagaatccaagCTGCTGTCACATATCAAAAAGTCAAACTGAGCATCTAATGGAAAGAGAGGACCAGGCAGACCAAAACCAGCTAAATATTGCTCCTGTAGTTGAGAAAATATCCCTTGCAATTAATGATGATCCAGGTGAGATCATAAGAATGAAACACAGCAGGAAAAGTTCttcaaaactgaaagaaaaaggaaggacTGAAAGGTATGAACGTAATCAGTTTACGGATTCAACACTGCATATTGTACCAGCATCTACCCAAAGTTTTGCAAAAGATTTTTGCCTTCAACAGCTCTGTAAAGGGACTGTGCTGAGTGAAGAGAGaagcagaaaagaaaatgaaagcagaGGACAACAGTCAGATGCACTAATGCACCAACATAATGTTTTATTAGGTGAGACCAGATCTACATCTGCAGAAATAAAATCTTCTGTTGACATCCCCAGAATGGAAGGTCTTGAGGAAAAGGTTGAGGATCAGAGAGCAGGAACTTTAACTCTTGACAGTTGTCCGATGTGTCTAATCCAGTTTACTGGAAC ATTGTCACAGTTGGACATTGACAGCCATCTTGCTAAATGTTTGTCTGAAAGTGCAGatgatgtgatttggtaa
- the FAAP20 gene encoding Fanconi anemia core complex-associated protein 20 isoform X2 produces the protein MSEEGGGKLRLKPRKAPPGRSREPPARRQTLANRNSWFEQQGLSESENMWMLILKAVNPDLKPTSWETVPSLPEFFGQSSENEKNPPKPEVFKVGMKDFQWIPLPSFYKEKALNKKNPSCCHISKSQTEHLMEREDQADQNQLNIAPVVEKISLAINDDPGEIIRMKHSRKSSSKLKEKGRTERYERNQFTDSTLHIVPASTQSFAKDFCLQQLCKGTVLSEERSRKENESRGQQSDALMHQHNVLLGETRSTSAEIKSSVDIPRMEGLEEKVEDQRAGTLTLDSCPMCLIQFTGT, from the exons ATGTCTGAGGAGGGAGGCGGCAAACTGCGCCTCAAGCCCAGGAAGGCGCCGCCGGGCCGCAGCCGGGAGCCCCCCGCGCGGCGCCA aacACTGGCCAACAGAAACTCCTGGTTTGAACAACAAGGATTAAGTGAGTCTGAAAATATGTGGATGCTGATACTGAAGGCTGTCAATCCAGATCTAAAACCCACAAGCTGGGAAACAGTGCCCAGTTTACCAGAATTTTTTGGACAG AGTTCTGAAAATGAGAAGAACCCACCAAAACCAGAAGTCTTTAAGGTTGGAATGAAAGATTTTCAATGGATACCTCTCCCATCTTTCTACAAAGAAAAAGCTcttaataaaaagaatccaagCTGCTGTCACATATCAAAAAGTCAAACTGAGCATCTAATGGAAAGAGAGGACCAGGCAGACCAAAACCAGCTAAATATTGCTCCTGTAGTTGAGAAAATATCCCTTGCAATTAATGATGATCCAGGTGAGATCATAAGAATGAAACACAGCAGGAAAAGTTCttcaaaactgaaagaaaaaggaaggacTGAAAGGTATGAACGTAATCAGTTTACGGATTCAACACTGCATATTGTACCAGCATCTACCCAAAGTTTTGCAAAAGATTTTTGCCTTCAACAGCTCTGTAAAGGGACTGTGCTGAGTGAAGAGAGaagcagaaaagaaaatgaaagcagaGGACAACAGTCAGATGCACTAATGCACCAACATAATGTTTTATTAGGTGAGACCAGATCTACATCTGCAGAAATAAAATCTTCTGTTGACATCCCCAGAATGGAAGGTCTTGAGGAAAAGGTTGAGGATCAGAGAGCAGGAACTTTAACTCTTGACAGTTGTCCGATGTGTCTAATCCAGTTTACTGGAAC GTGA